CAGGTAGTGGCGTGTCTTACAGACGGGACAGCAACGTTTCCCTTCTTCATCGCGAGGGATGAGATGATCTTCTAAAGGTGCAAGGTATATGACCGCCGCGATGGTCAGAAACAGGGGGTGGATGAAAAGTCCGAAAAGAAGCATTATACAGAAAAGAACACGCTGGTTGCCTGACATTTTCACCTCCTCCATGAATTAATAAGTCAGCCTACAGGACAGTTAACAATGCTAATCTATTTGCGTTTTGCTGTCAATATTTGTAAATAAAAAATGGGCGAGTTTTGTGGACTCGCCCGGTGTGCATCTCAACGATGATCTTCTTCTCTACGCCTTCGCGTAGGCTGCGACAATTTCGGATGACAGGGCATCCGGTCCGATCCGCTGAATCAGCGCGGCAGCCTGCTTTCTGGTCGGCTTCGCCGTGCCGGTTCGTGGGTCGAGCTTCGGAATGCTCAGGAGGTTGACGGGGGGCGAGTAGCCTCCCGCCATGGCATCAGTCACATCCTGATCGAAGCAGCGCTGCAGGTAGCTGTGCAGGGGTCCTGCGGGGGTCATGGGGTTGTTGGAGTTCATGCAGCTCCCGCAGACGCACAACAGGACGGTGCGCGCGCATCCGACGGGGGATTCCTTGTCCTTGGGGGACACTGACTGGACTACGAGCACGTGGCTCGAAGACCATTGGGTTTTGTCGCACATGCGAGATCCTCTCATCATTAGAGTCGTGGGCATTGACTGCTCTGACGGAGAAGATCGCATGTCAACCGAACCCGCGATGTGCATGACACCACGAGTACATAGTGGGTACCTCCCTGTAGGATCGGGGTTGTGGGGTGGCCAACAGATACGGACAGAGTGTCCGCACTACAAAATGGTAGAAGAAAGTGGGGTAGGAGGACACGCATTTAGCAAATCCCAGAGGGCAACATCTGCCCACGGGCGAGCGAACTCGCCAGTCAATGTTACCCAATGGGTAGCATTTCTGCCTGCTTTTTGGTGTTGCGGTCCTCCCACCCACATCGTTGTTTCAAAGGTCAATATACAAAGAAAGTAATACAAATATGCCCTATTGTCAAGACTAGTGTAATATTGTACAAAGCTGCCAGCTTGACAAATTAATAAAACTGATATAACATTAAAACAGTTGAGCAAATGATAAAACGTAATATGCTGACACAGAAACAGGTATTAAAAAATAAAAACTGGTTACTTAAAAACGGTAAACATATAAAAATCCAAAGTGATCTTTGTAATGTTTTATCTGATCCGACCAGGATAAAAATATTGCTGTTATTAAAACATTACAAAGAGATTTGCGTTTCAGATATCGCATCCATTTTGGATGTAAGTGTCAGTGCGGTATCACATCAGCTGAGTATGATGGAACGCTCCAATATTGTGACTAAATACAAAATGGGTAAACATGTCTGCTACTTGCTTGAAATTAATGATAAAAAGATGGTTGGAATGCTGGATAATCATTTAGATAAACATATTCACTAATTATGCCTGTATAATATGCAGGTAAATATGAAAGGAACATACAAATGACATCAGGTCCTGATTGCGGTTGCTAACCGATTTAATAAAACTCCTGCCATGAAAATGGAAGGAGTTTTACTTAATATTAAATATAAGATATATGAGTAAAAAAATGGGAATAATACTAACTGTACTGATAATCATTTTGTTTGGCGGTTGGTATGTCTGGAATGCAGGATCGGATAGTTCTGACGGTAACGCAAACACCAACAGTATAGTTTTAGTAAATCAAAATGCCGGAATTAATAAATCCGCAACATCTGATGATAACACAAATGTAGCAGCAGAGGTTTTGCCGGAGACGAAAAATAGTCCTGGAAAATACATAGATTATTCTGACTCCGCATTCTCGAAAGAAGTGGGAAAAAAGAGGGTTATATTTTTTCATGCCACTTGGTGTCCGACCTGCAAGATTGCAAATCAGGTATTTATCGACAAGGCAAATGAAATACCAGAGGGTGTTGTAATTTTCAAAACTGACTATGATTCAGAAAAAGAATTAAAAAGTAAATACGGGATAACTTATCAGCATACTTTTGTTTTAGTGGATGAAGAAGGAAACGAAATTAAAAAGTGGAATGGCGGTGATATTGACCAATTAGTTAACAATATATAATAATGTTCCTACTTATTTTATTTGCGTTTATTGGCGGTGTTGTAACAATTCTTTCCCCGTGCATTCTGCCTGTTCTGCCTATTATACTGTCCGGGTCAGTTGGGGGAGGTAAGCGCAAACCATTGGGCATTGTATTCGGATTTGTTCTGAGTTTTACTTTCTTTACACTATTCTTAACGTCAATTGTTAATATTTTAGGTGTCCCCGCAGATTCGCTAAGAAATTTATCAGTAATTATAATACTGATTTTTGGAATTTTCCTGTTTGTACCTAGATTTCAGATTTTATTAGAAAAATTGTTTTCGAAACTTGCCAGCAAAGCGCCAAGACAGGGAAACTCAACCGGTTTTTCCGGCGGAATACTAATCGGATTAAGCCTGGGACTTATCTGGACTCCTTGCGTTGGACCAATTTTAGCGTCAGTTATTTCCCTTGCTCTTACCGGAACAGTAACGGGTTCGGCTTTGCTTATCACGCTGGCATATTCACTCGGTACTGCTATACCGATGCTGATAGTAATGCAGGGCGGCAGGAAAATTTTACTGAAAGTGCCGGGACTTATGAAAAATACAGTTAAAATACAGAAGGTGTTTGGTTTAATAATGGTATTGACTGCTTTCGGAATATTTTTTAATATTGACCGTTCTTTTCAAACATATATTTTAAATGTATTCCCGAATTATGGCAGCGGATTAACGGCAATTGAAGACAATAATGCGGTAAAACAGCAACTGGATAAAATTAGAAATGGCACAATCAATGAGGAAGACATGGGAAAGACATTAGATCAAATTACAAATCTGGCACCGGAACTGATCCCTGGAGGAGAATGGATAAATTCTGACCCACTGACACTAAAGGAGCTAAGGGGAAAGGTTGTATTATTAGATATTTGGACATACTCTTGCATTAATTGTATTCGTACGCTGCCCTATATCCAGGCCTGGCACGAAAAGTACCGAGATCAGGGCTTGGTGATAATCGGTGTTCATACGCCGGAATTTGAGTTTGAAAAGATTGCGGATAACGTACGAAAAGCGACAGTTGATTTCGGTTTGACTTACCCAATCATGCAGGACAATAACTATGCCACATGGCGGGCGTATAAAAATAACTACTGGCCACGTAAATTCCTGGTGGATCATACGGGAAAAATTATTTATGATCACATTGGAGAAGGTGATTATGCTCAAACGGAAATGGAAATTATCAAAGCCCTAGAAAATATGAATGAATCTAACGGGGATTCATCAGAGATTAGCAATGATTTGGTAAATGCAGTAAAAACGGATACTAATTATTTACAACAAAGAAGCCCAGAGACATATTTTGGTTCAGCCAGAAATAGTAATTTAGCAAATGGTACTCCCTCCAAAAGCGGTGTGCAAAATTTTATTGTTCCCAATACTATAAAATCCAATAAATTGTATCTGGAAGGTGAATGGGATATCACGGCGGAATATGCGCAAAATATTAATCCTGGTGACAAAATTGTGTTTGAATATCAGGGGAAGGACGTTTATTTAGTTGCGAGCGCAGAAGATTCAGTACAATTATCAATACTTCGGGACGGTCAAAAGGCGGGTGAGGATGGCGGTGCGGATTTATCATCTGAAAGCACTATGAATATTACGGATGAACGGTTATATAGAATTATCGAGGCCAGCGATTATGGTACGCATACATTAGAAATAATTATCAATCAGCCCGGCTTGCGGGCATTTGCATTTACGTTTGGCTAGCTGCGAATAAAAGTAGGAAACAGATCATTAAGGAGAATATATTCAATTTTAAAATTTATAAAATACTGAAATAGTATCTGTAGTTATGTAAATACAAAATCAGAATTGAACAGCTGGCTGGATCCTAAACAATATATTTAAAAATTAGCTTTAAATAATATGTCAGAGAATACTTTGAATATACCGATCATTCTTGGTACGACTAGGGAAGGCCGTGAAAGTGAGAAAGTTGCGAAATATATTGAGAAAAAGGTAAAAGAAAAAACGGAAATTGTTACTAAATTAATTGATGTAAGGAAACTGGATTTCTCCGGCACAGAAGGACGTGACTTAGGTGATAAGAATATTGAGTTTAAAGAATCAATTACTAATGCTGATGGTTTGATTATAGTTACACCCGAGTATAATCACAGTTTCCCGGGTAGTTTAAAAATGGCATTGGATATGTTTTTGCCTGAATATAAACATAAAGCGGTCGGGTTATGCGGTGTTTCCGACGGCGGGTTTGGTGGCGCAAGAGCAATTGAAGGTCTGGTGTCTGTTATGAAAACACTCCGATTATCTATGATTAAACCTGATTTGAATTTCTCATTGGTTGATCAACTATTCGACAAAAATGGTAACGTTTTAGATAACTCATACGATAAAAGAATAGAGAGCTTTTTGGAGGAACTAATTTGGATGACAAAAACCCTTAAATGGGGAAGAAATAGTATTATAAATTAATATTAGGAGGAAATATGCCAAATAGGGAATATTTCTTTGCCGGTGACAAAGCACCGGAGACTGGCGAATATCTTTGTATGCCATGCGCGTATAAATCTAAAATAAAAAAAGGAGAAAAATTCCCAGAATGCGTTTCGTGCCTGGTTCCTCAGAAAAAAATAGATATTGAGGAAGTCGCTGATGATGCGTTTTGGGAAAAGGTGAGTTAATTATTAATATAAGAAATATGAAAAAGGGGATCTTTATCGCTGTTATATTATTAATCATTATAATTGCCGGTGTGTTAGCATTGACTAGGGGCAGCGAGAATAAAACGGCAAATCAAAATACTAATTCATTTGTTAATTCTGCCAATACAAATACGCGATTGAATGCCAATACAGATTCTCAATCCGAGGACGCAGTCAGAATATTTAATATCACCGGCGAAAGTTATGCTTTTTCTGTGAAAGAAATTAGAGTGAAAAAAGGTGATCTAGTTAGAATTAATTTTTCCAGCAACGGTGGAATGCATGATTGGAATATTGACGAGTTTAATGCGTCAACAATATTGGTTGATGATGGAGATTCAGATTTTGTGGAATTTACAGCAAGTAAAACGGGAACATTTGAATATTACTGCAGTGTTGAAAACCACCGAAGTATGGGTATGGTAGGCAAACTGATCGTAGAATAAGACACACCGGTAATTACTTTTATAGAGCTGTTTTGTTTGCTAGTCTACCTTTTTGCTGATTTAGTCAGTTTTCTGATATTGACGGCCAGTTCTTCTGATAGTGCGTCATTTTTCATGCGCCATTGCCAATTTTTCTTTCTGGTTGATGGTTTATTCATGCGCGCTTCAGAACCTAAATTCAGGGCATCCTGAATCGGGAAGATAAACCAGCACGCTTTCGAGCGCAGGCCCAATTCAATCAGCCTCCACGCGAAATGTTTTTTATCTGTTTTAGTGTATTTTAGAGCAAATCTTTTCTGCTGTGTTTTGCCGGATTTTGTTATCCAACCGTAAGTTGTATCGTTATCATGCGTGCCGGTATATGCCACGCAGTCAGTTGTAAAATTAGTAGGTAAATGAAAATTATTCCGTTTTCCACTGAAACCGAACTGCATTACTCTCATGCCGGGAAATTTCAGATCTTTCTTAAGCATCACAACGTCACGGGTGATATATCCCAAATCTTCTGCGATGATTGAGAGATTTTTAAATTTTGTCTTTACCTGTTTGAAAATATTTTTTCCTGGAACTATTACCCATTTTCCTTTTTTCGATGTTCGGGATTTCGGGTCAACATGCCATACAGCAGCGTACCCTCGGAAATGATCCAGTCTGACATCATCATAAAACTGAGCGGCCATCTCAATTCTGCGTACAAACCACTGGAAATTATTTTTTTTCATTTTTTCCCAGTCGTATTGAGGGTCACCCCACAGCTGTCCGCGCTTGCTGAAATAATCCGGTGGTACGCCTGATTTAGCAAGTGGCTGGTTATTTTCATCCAGCAGAAAAAGATCTCTACTGACCCAGACGTTAACACTGTCGTGAATTACAAAAAACGGAATATCGCCGAAAATCCTAACACGTTTTTTATTCGCATATTTTTTTACTTTGGCGTATTGTGAAAAAAAGATCCACTGTCCATATTGATATACTCTGATTTGCCGGTGGAGTTTTTTTTGCCAGAATTCAATCGCATGCTTGTTTCTTTTGGCAATATCCTCAGGCCAATTGAACCAGCGTGCGCCTTTGAAATGATCCTTCAGCGACATAAACAATCCAAAATCATTAAGCCATTTCGAATGGTGCTGGATGAATTTTTCCAGGCTGTCTTTTTGCTCGATCGACGCGTGTCTACGGAAATATTCATATGATGTTTCAATCAGCCTTCTTTTTTCCTGAAAAACTTTTGAATACTTCACTGGGCCAACGCGTTTTTCTTTTGGGAGAGAATTTTTATGCAATAATCCTTCATTAACTAATTCGTCCGGGCTGATTAAAAGCCAGTTACCAGCAAAAGCTGATGGTGAGGCGTATGGTGATCCTATGGAGTCGGGGATTGTCAACGGAAGAATTTGCCAAATACTCTGGCCGGACATGCTTAAAAAATCAATAAATCGGAATGCTTCTTTTCCCAAATCACCGATTCCGTACGGACTGGGTAGTGATGTGATATGCAATAATATTCCGGATTGTCTTTTCATAATACCAATCATACCATTTTATCCGGTGATATAATAGTTGCGATATTATCAGTTTAATATTCAATAGGTAATTTCAAACAGTAAAAAAATGGCTAAAATTAGCCAATAAAAAATCATAAAAAAAATTATTATTGACATAAAAATAATTTTAGCTGATGAAAATAGTTATAAACAAAGGGGAATCTATGCAAATATTGCAAATTGGTATATACTACGCATGTAATCATTAACATGTGAATAACTAATTAAGTAAAGGAATGAGAACATTATGGCATCAATGACCAAGTCTCAATTCATCGGAGCACTGGTTGAAAAAACCGGACTCCAAAAAAAAGAGGTTGTTTCGTTCATGGATAACCTGAACGAGCTGGTTTACAAGGAATGTAAATCAAACGGCGAAATCACTCTCCCGGGTTTGGGAAAGATGATCAAGAAACATCGTGAAGCACGCATGGGCCGAAACCCAGCCACAGGCGAATCGATTCAGATCAAAGCCAAAACTGTGCTGAAATTCAGAGTCGCCAAAGCAGCTAAAGACGCAATTCTCTAGTAAAATAGAAATTGAAAAGGAGGAAGAAGGACCCCGATCCGCTTTGCGCGGTGGGGTCTTTTTTATAGATATGATTCTTTATTATATGGTTTAAATAAGGTATAATTGCTGTAATGCAATGAAAAGCGAATCAAAAAAATGGCTAGGAAAAAAAGTGCAGGTAATAATTGACCGTCCGATCGGATCAATCCATCCTGATTTTCCGGAAACCAAGTACAAAGTGAATTACGGATATATTCCCGGAACTTTAGCTGGAGACGGAGATCCGATTGATGCCTATGTACTGGGAGTCAGTAATCCAATCAATGAATACGATGGTGTGGTCATTGCGTTTGTGGAAAGGGATGATGATAATGAATTTAAATTAGTAGTTGCCCAAGGTAAATACACTATCAATGAAATTAGTAACCTGATTGATTTTCAGGAGAAATATTTTAAATCAAAAATCATAATCTAATATGCCGGAACTTCCCGAAGTACAAACTATTGTTTCTGACTTAAATGTAAAATTGAAAGGACATTCCGTTCAAAAGATTTGGACTGATTGGCCAAAAAGTTTTCATCCATCCGTCTTAAGAGTTAGAAAAGGTATCGTTGGCAGGAAAGTAAACGGTGTCCGCAGACGGGCAAAAAATATTCTGATTGATTTTCAAGGCGACCAGACACTGCTGATTCATCTGAAAATGACCGGTCATTTGCTGTATCGTGATCATGATTGGAAGAACAAGGAAAGAAAAGACAGCCCGTTTTATGATTCATTCAATCAGTTTATACGCACCTGCTTTTATCTGGATAAAAATAAAGAGCTGGCCTTTTCGGATGTGCGCAGGTTCGGGGAGATTAAACTGTTTAAAACAAGTGAAGAAAATGATATTCCCCGTTTGAAAAAACTTGGTCCGGAACCGCTGAGCCGTGAATTCAAATTTGCGTTGTTTAAAACAAGACTGAAAAATAAAAAAGGATTTATTAAATCAGTTTTACTGGATCAGAATACAATATCAGGAATAGGGAACATATATGCCGATGAGATTTTGTGGGAAGCGAAGATTAATCCTAAGCAGAAAACGGACAGTTTGAATACCAAGCAAAGTATAGCAATCCACAAGGCTATTGTTAAAATACTGAAAAAAGCGGTAAAGTATCGTGGTACATCTATTTCGGATTACCGCGATGCCCTCGGCAGAAAAGGTAATTATCAAAATGTGAGAAAAGTATATAAACGAGATGGATTAAATTGCTATCGTTGCAAAACAAAACTGTCCAGGACCAAAGTGAATAACCGCGGAACAACGTATTGTTCCAAATGCCAAAAATTATATGTTCAATAAACTATCTGATTACCGTAAATATCGAATACTGGAAATTATACCCGGTGCGCTGACTTGGACGACTTTTATCACTGCAATTTCCCTGTCGTTTTTTCAGCCGATCTGGGTCATATATTTTGTAATTGTATTTGATTTGTTATGGCTCATGCGCATACTGTATCTGCAACTGTACATGATTATCTCATATCGCCGTTTTAAGAAAGCGATCAAAGTAAATTGGCTGGAGGAATGCAAAAAAAATCCCAGGTGGAATGATATGTATCATTTCATTATGTTACCGACATACAAAGAACCGATTGAAGTTATCCGGTCGACTTTCCAAAGTCTGGTAAACTCTAACTATCCGAAAGACAAATTTATCGTTACATTTGCAATTGAAGAACGTGATAAAGAGAGAGCAAGGGGAATTGCGGAAATTATGCAAAGAGAATTCGGCGATATGTTTCATAAATTACTGGTGGTTGAACACCCGGCTGGAATTCCAGGAGAAATGCCCGGCAAGGGTTCGAATATCGCCTGGGCGGGAAGAAAAACAAAAGAGTATATTGATAGTCAGAGTATCCCGTATGAAAACGTTATTGTGTCATCATTTGATGTGGATACATGTGTACACAGTGAATATTTTTCCTATTTGACGAACATGTATCTCAATCATCCGAATCCGACTAAAACCAGTTTCCAGCCAGTACCGTTGTTTAACAATAATATCTGGGATTCGCCGGCTCTGATGCGAGTAGTGGCGAACGGTACGACATTCTGGCTGATGACCGAACAGCTGCGACCGGAAAGATTATTTACATTTTCATCGCACAGCATGAGCTTCCGCGCATTAGTAGACATTGATTTTTGGCAAAATGACATTGTGACGGAAGATTCCAGAATATTTTTGCAGTGCTTTTTGGAATACGACGGTGACTATACTGTAACCCCGATGTATATACCGGTTTCCATGGATACGGTTATGGGGAGTACACTTTGGCAGAGTCTGAAAAATCAATACAAACAGCAAAGGCGCTGGGCATACGGCATAGAGCATTTTCCATACATGCTTTGGTTTTTTAAGAAGAATAAAAAAATTAAATGGCATCAAAAATTCCACTATGTGTGGAATATGGCGGAAGGCCACTATTCATGGGCAACCGCGCCTATTCTGATATTTATTTTAGGCAGATTACCAATAGCGGTGGCGCACTATCAGGAATCTTCTTCAATAGCTGCTCAAACAGTGCCGTACGTTCTGGAATGGCTGATGACGGCTGCGTTGATCGGTCTGATTTTAATGGCAATATTCAGTACTACACTGCTTCCAAAAAGACCGGAGCAAAAGCACAGGATTAAATTTGTTGAAATGCTTTTGCAGTGGGTGTTATTTCCAATCACTATGATTGTATTCGGATCTATTCCGGCAATCGATGCTCAGACCAGGCTGATGCTGGGTAAATACATGGGTTTTAATGTGACGGAAAAAATTAGAAAATAGGGTGTTTAAAAAGGGTATAGGGATTAGGGGAAAGGTGGAGAAAATACGGAGTATAAATGGTAAATACGAATTGCCAGCTTTCATTCAAGCTGAGCATTTTTAAAATCTGGATTACCGTTGATAAACTCATTGGCGGTTTGCAACCTTTTTCCTTCTAGCTGGAGTTTTAAAATTTTCAAATTGCCTTTGCCTGAA
The Patescibacteria group bacterium genome window above contains:
- a CDS encoding metalloregulator ArsR/SmtB family transcription factor, with product MIKRNMLTQKQVLKNKNWLLKNGKHIKIQSDLCNVLSDPTRIKILLLLKHYKEICVSDIASILDVSVSAVSHQLSMMERSNIVTKYKMGKHVCYLLEINDKKMVGMLDNHLDKHIH
- a CDS encoding thioredoxin family protein, producing the protein MSKKMGIILTVLIIILFGGWYVWNAGSDSSDGNANTNSIVLVNQNAGINKSATSDDNTNVAAEVLPETKNSPGKYIDYSDSAFSKEVGKKRVIFFHATWCPTCKIANQVFIDKANEIPEGVVIFKTDYDSEKELKSKYGITYQHTFVLVDEEGNEIKKWNGGDIDQLVNNI
- a CDS encoding cytochrome c biogenesis protein DipZ → MFLLILFAFIGGVVTILSPCILPVLPIILSGSVGGGKRKPLGIVFGFVLSFTFFTLFLTSIVNILGVPADSLRNLSVIIILIFGIFLFVPRFQILLEKLFSKLASKAPRQGNSTGFSGGILIGLSLGLIWTPCVGPILASVISLALTGTVTGSALLITLAYSLGTAIPMLIVMQGGRKILLKVPGLMKNTVKIQKVFGLIMVLTAFGIFFNIDRSFQTYILNVFPNYGSGLTAIEDNNAVKQQLDKIRNGTINEEDMGKTLDQITNLAPELIPGGEWINSDPLTLKELRGKVVLLDIWTYSCINCIRTLPYIQAWHEKYRDQGLVIIGVHTPEFEFEKIADNVRKATVDFGLTYPIMQDNNYATWRAYKNNYWPRKFLVDHTGKIIYDHIGEGDYAQTEMEIIKALENMNESNGDSSEISNDLVNAVKTDTNYLQQRSPETYFGSARNSNLANGTPSKSGVQNFIVPNTIKSNKLYLEGEWDITAEYAQNINPGDKIVFEYQGKDVYLVASAEDSVQLSILRDGQKAGEDGGADLSSESTMNITDERLYRIIEASDYGTHTLEIIINQPGLRAFAFTFG
- a CDS encoding NADPH-dependent FMN reductase, with the protein product MSENTLNIPIILGTTREGRESEKVAKYIEKKVKEKTEIVTKLIDVRKLDFSGTEGRDLGDKNIEFKESITNADGLIIVTPEYNHSFPGSLKMALDMFLPEYKHKAVGLCGVSDGGFGGARAIEGLVSVMKTLRLSMIKPDLNFSLVDQLFDKNGNVLDNSYDKRIESFLEELIWMTKTLKWGRNSIIN
- a CDS encoding plastocyanin/azurin family copper-binding protein, which codes for MKKGIFIAVILLIIIIAGVLALTRGSENKTANQNTNSFVNSANTNTRLNANTDSQSEDAVRIFNITGESYAFSVKEIRVKKGDLVRINFSSNGGMHDWNIDEFNASTILVDDGDSDFVEFTASKTGTFEYYCSVENHRSMGMVGKLIVE
- the malQ gene encoding 4-alpha-glucanotransferase, which codes for MKRQSGILLHITSLPSPYGIGDLGKEAFRFIDFLSMSGQSIWQILPLTIPDSIGSPYASPSAFAGNWLLISPDELVNEGLLHKNSLPKEKRVGPVKYSKVFQEKRRLIETSYEYFRRHASIEQKDSLEKFIQHHSKWLNDFGLFMSLKDHFKGARWFNWPEDIAKRNKHAIEFWQKKLHRQIRVYQYGQWIFFSQYAKVKKYANKKRVRIFGDIPFFVIHDSVNVWVSRDLFLLDENNQPLAKSGVPPDYFSKRGQLWGDPQYDWEKMKKNNFQWFVRRIEMAAQFYDDVRLDHFRGYAAVWHVDPKSRTSKKGKWVIVPGKNIFKQVKTKFKNLSIIAEDLGYITRDVVMLKKDLKFPGMRVMQFGFSGKRNNFHLPTNFTTDCVAYTGTHDNDTTYGWITKSGKTQQKRFALKYTKTDKKHFAWRLIELGLRSKACWFIFPIQDALNLGSEARMNKPSTRKKNWQWRMKNDALSEELAVNIRKLTKSAKR
- a CDS encoding HU family DNA-binding protein, with amino-acid sequence MASMTKSQFIGALVEKTGLQKKEVVSFMDNLNELVYKECKSNGEITLPGLGKMIKKHREARMGRNPATGESIQIKAKTVLKFRVAKAAKDAIL
- a CDS encoding inorganic diphosphatase, encoding MKSESKKWLGKKVQVIIDRPIGSIHPDFPETKYKVNYGYIPGTLAGDGDPIDAYVLGVSNPINEYDGVVIAFVERDDDNEFKLVVAQGKYTINEISNLIDFQEKYFKSKIII
- the mutM gene encoding bifunctional DNA-formamidopyrimidine glycosylase/DNA-(apurinic or apyrimidinic site) lyase yields the protein MPELPEVQTIVSDLNVKLKGHSVQKIWTDWPKSFHPSVLRVRKGIVGRKVNGVRRRAKNILIDFQGDQTLLIHLKMTGHLLYRDHDWKNKERKDSPFYDSFNQFIRTCFYLDKNKELAFSDVRRFGEIKLFKTSEENDIPRLKKLGPEPLSREFKFALFKTRLKNKKGFIKSVLLDQNTISGIGNIYADEILWEAKINPKQKTDSLNTKQSIAIHKAIVKILKKAVKYRGTSISDYRDALGRKGNYQNVRKVYKRDGLNCYRCKTKLSRTKVNNRGTTYCSKCQKLYVQ
- a CDS encoding glycosyltransferase family 2 protein → MFNKLSDYRKYRILEIIPGALTWTTFITAISLSFFQPIWVIYFVIVFDLLWLMRILYLQLYMIISYRRFKKAIKVNWLEECKKNPRWNDMYHFIMLPTYKEPIEVIRSTFQSLVNSNYPKDKFIVTFAIEERDKERARGIAEIMQREFGDMFHKLLVVEHPAGIPGEMPGKGSNIAWAGRKTKEYIDSQSIPYENVIVSSFDVDTCVHSEYFSYLTNMYLNHPNPTKTSFQPVPLFNNNIWDSPALMRVVANGTTFWLMTEQLRPERLFTFSSHSMSFRALVDIDFWQNDIVTEDSRIFLQCFLEYDGDYTVTPMYIPVSMDTVMGSTLWQSLKNQYKQQRRWAYGIEHFPYMLWFFKKNKKIKWHQKFHYVWNMAEGHYSWATAPILIFILGRLPIAVAHYQESSSIAAQTVPYVLEWLMTAALIGLILMAIFSTTLLPKRPEQKHRIKFVEMLLQWVLFPITMIVFGSIPAIDAQTRLMLGKYMGFNVTEKIRK